In the Gemmatimonadota bacterium genome, one interval contains:
- the metC gene encoding cystathionine beta-lyase, which translates to MNAGRFRIPNPALHRTSTVLFDSLAHLHEVQRTEAGGGAASQYATFGTPTTAALATLVAEREQGVGTVFAPSGLGAVSLGLLAVLRSGDHLLMVDSCYGPTRGLCDGLLRGFGIETEFYDPLIGGAIANLVRPNTRAIFMESPGSFTFEVQDVPAIVAAARVAESARGAPLYTLIDNAWGSPGLFTPLAHGVDLSIVPLTKYWGGHADLVLGAVIGNERAWPIVRGAAYDLGLCTNADDAWLTLRGARSVDVRLRQHAESALVVAKWLEAHRRVGAVLHPALPGAPGHELWCRDFSGSNGLLSFELLTPAGLPGTPKDAGVVAEALSSGGAFGLGYSWGGFESLVMPGILPTGGSHQPRRVRAWTGGTLIRLSIGLEPVETLISALDGALAG; encoded by the coding sequence ATGAACGCCGGGCGATTCCGAATCCCCAACCCGGCGCTCCACCGAACGTCGACGGTCCTGTTCGATAGCCTCGCGCACCTCCATGAGGTGCAGCGAACGGAAGCCGGAGGGGGCGCAGCGAGCCAGTATGCGACCTTCGGGACCCCGACCACCGCGGCGTTGGCGACGCTGGTCGCGGAGCGGGAGCAAGGGGTCGGTACGGTGTTCGCCCCGAGCGGACTGGGCGCGGTCTCGTTAGGGCTGCTCGCGGTGCTGCGAAGCGGTGACCATCTGCTCATGGTCGACAGCTGCTATGGGCCGACGCGCGGGCTCTGCGACGGGCTGCTGCGAGGCTTCGGGATCGAGACGGAGTTCTACGACCCGCTCATCGGCGGAGCGATCGCCAACCTCGTGCGACCGAACACCCGGGCGATCTTCATGGAGAGTCCGGGGAGCTTCACCTTCGAGGTCCAGGACGTTCCGGCGATCGTGGCGGCGGCCCGGGTAGCGGAGTCGGCGCGGGGAGCGCCGCTCTACACGCTCATCGACAATGCCTGGGGATCCCCCGGCCTCTTCACTCCGCTCGCGCACGGCGTCGATCTCTCGATCGTCCCACTCACCAAGTACTGGGGTGGGCACGCCGATCTGGTGCTTGGGGCCGTCATCGGAAACGAGCGCGCCTGGCCCATCGTGCGCGGCGCAGCCTACGACCTCGGGCTCTGTACCAATGCCGACGATGCGTGGCTCACGCTGCGCGGCGCCCGATCGGTGGATGTGCGGCTGCGACAGCACGCCGAGAGCGCGCTCGTGGTGGCGAAGTGGCTCGAGGCACACCGACGCGTTGGCGCCGTGCTGCATCCCGCGCTCCCCGGAGCACCGGGGCACGAACTCTGGTGTCGCGACTTCTCCGGGAGCAACGGACTGCTGTCGTTCGAGCTACTCACTCCAGCCGGCCTGCCCGGTACCCCCAAAGACGCCGGCGTGGTGGCCGAGGCGTTGTCGTCAGGCGGTGCCTTTGGCCTGGGATACTCGTGGGGCGGATTCGAGTCGCTGGTCATGCCAGGCATCCTTCCGACGGGCGGCTCGCATCAGCCGCGGCGCGTGCGCGCGTGGACCGGCGGGACGCTCATTCGACTCAGCATCGGGCTCGAGCCGGTCGAGACGCTGATCTCCGCACTCGATGGGGCGTTGGCGGGGTGA
- the dusB gene encoding tRNA dihydrouridine synthase DusB, whose amino-acid sequence MVFPYPVAHDVPLILAPMAGVSESPFRRLCRLHGADVVVTEFLSAEGIRRENRATISKLRFGADERTIGVQIFGADPDAMREAAALVTDVFQPEYIDINFGCPVKKVVRRNGGSGCLRDLDLVQSVIRAVISGTKLPVTVKIRSGWNEEMRDPVKIALACQAAGATVIALHPRTRTQMYTGHAHWDEIARVKEAVEVPVIGNGDIKTPFDALRMRQETGCDGVMIARGSFGQPWIFHQARALLEGREMPATPGVEERFAIALSHAKMVQSYEVDPQGAAIEFRKHLGWYVKGLPSSADLRKRLHAVNSFDEVEGIFEEYLRDRDARIAARDGSDGSEGSEEGDILPDDPSLQAAEA is encoded by the coding sequence ATGGTGTTCCCGTATCCCGTCGCCCACGATGTTCCGCTGATCCTCGCCCCCATGGCCGGCGTATCGGAGTCGCCCTTTCGGCGACTCTGCCGACTGCACGGGGCCGACGTCGTGGTCACCGAATTCCTCTCGGCCGAAGGGATCCGGCGGGAGAACCGCGCGACGATCTCGAAGCTGCGGTTTGGCGCTGACGAGCGCACGATCGGCGTACAGATCTTCGGCGCCGATCCCGACGCGATGCGCGAGGCCGCCGCGCTGGTGACGGACGTCTTTCAGCCCGAGTACATCGACATCAATTTCGGATGCCCGGTCAAGAAGGTCGTCCGGCGCAACGGCGGATCGGGATGCCTTCGCGACCTCGATCTGGTCCAGTCCGTGATTCGGGCGGTCATCAGCGGGACAAAGCTCCCCGTGACCGTGAAGATTCGCTCGGGATGGAACGAGGAGATGCGCGACCCGGTGAAGATTGCGTTGGCGTGTCAGGCGGCAGGGGCGACCGTGATCGCGCTTCATCCGCGAACTCGCACACAGATGTACACGGGGCACGCGCACTGGGACGAGATCGCTCGCGTGAAGGAGGCGGTGGAGGTCCCCGTGATCGGCAACGGCGACATCAAGACTCCGTTCGACGCGCTGCGGATGCGTCAGGAGACCGGCTGCGATGGGGTGATGATCGCGCGCGGGTCGTTCGGGCAACCGTGGATCTTTCACCAGGCGCGAGCGCTGCTGGAAGGTCGCGAAATGCCCGCGACACCCGGCGTCGAGGAGCGATTCGCTATCGCGTTGTCACACGCGAAGATGGTGCAATCATATGAAGTGGATCCTCAGGGGGCGGCCATCGAGTTTCGCAAGCACCTCGGGTGGTATGTGAAGGGGCTCCCGAGCTCCGCGGATCTTCGCAAGCGACTGCACGCGGTGAATTCGTTCGACGAAGTCGAAGGGATCTTCGAGGAGTACCTGCGCGATCGTGATGCGCGGATTGCCGCTCGCGACGGGAGCGACGGGAGCGAGGGGAGCGAGGAGGGCGACATTCTCCCCGACGATCCGTCGCTGCAGGCGGCGGAAGCGTGA
- the larB gene encoding nickel pincer cofactor biosynthesis protein LarB has translation MTPSAALERLALAPYETLPFATIDHHRALRQGFPEVVFGSGKTTAQIVAIAERLAATGDGFLVTRADDEARAALAARFPEAITHASARTVRLPGEVLPPAGVGTILIVTAGTSDLPVADEAAETALAMGNTVARLTDVGVAGIHRLLARGEELREARVVIVVAGMDGALPSVIGGLVKGPVIAVPTSVGYGVAFNGVAPLLTALNSCAAGVTVVNIDNGFGAAVAASRITHG, from the coding sequence ATGACTCCGTCGGCGGCCCTCGAGCGGCTGGCCCTCGCGCCGTACGAGACGCTCCCGTTCGCGACGATCGATCACCATCGAGCCCTTCGGCAGGGGTTTCCCGAGGTGGTGTTCGGCAGTGGCAAGACGACCGCGCAGATCGTGGCCATCGCGGAGCGACTGGCGGCGACGGGCGACGGCTTTCTGGTGACGCGTGCCGATGACGAAGCGCGAGCTGCCTTGGCTGCGCGTTTTCCGGAGGCGATCACCCATGCGTCGGCACGCACGGTGCGACTCCCTGGAGAGGTGCTGCCGCCCGCGGGCGTCGGCACGATTCTGATCGTTACGGCGGGGACGAGCGACCTTCCGGTTGCCGACGAGGCGGCGGAGACGGCGCTGGCGATGGGGAACACCGTCGCCCGATTGACGGACGTAGGGGTCGCGGGAATTCATCGTCTGCTGGCGCGCGGCGAGGAGCTTCGCGAGGCGCGCGTGGTGATCGTCGTCGCGGGAATGGACGGCGCGCTTCCTTCGGTGATTGGGGGATTGGTGAAGGGTCCGGTGATCGCGGTGCCGACCAGTGTGGGCTACGGAGTGGCCTTCAATGGCGTGGCCCCGCTGCTCACGGCGCTGAACTCGTGCGCCGCTGGGGTGACGGTGGTGAACATTGACAACGGTTTTGGGGCGGCGGTGGCGGCGTCCAGGATAACTCACGGGTAG
- a CDS encoding PTS sugar transporter subunit IIA produces MELREFFSEDAIKLDLEGNTKDEILKELIGLLRLDDKSEAMLFKMLKRRENLGSTGIGRSIAIPHCRSLVVNKLRVAFGRKSSGLDFKAIDEKPVKFFFLIVAPPLEVSNQYLPVLGKIAQFSKEADVPDRLLAITTPAEFMALLEEKGV; encoded by the coding sequence ATGGAGCTGCGCGAGTTCTTCTCCGAAGATGCGATCAAGCTGGATCTCGAAGGGAACACGAAGGACGAGATTCTCAAGGAGCTCATCGGGCTGCTCAGGCTGGACGACAAGTCGGAAGCGATGCTCTTCAAGATGCTGAAGCGGCGCGAGAACCTCGGCTCGACCGGGATCGGGCGCAGCATCGCCATCCCGCACTGCCGCTCGCTCGTGGTCAACAAGCTGCGCGTCGCCTTCGGGCGGAAGTCGTCCGGGTTGGACTTCAAGGCGATCGACGAGAAGCCGGTGAAGTTCTTCTTTCTCATCGTCGCGCCTCCGCTCGAGGTCTCCAACCAGTACCTCCCGGTCCTCGGCAAAATCGCCCAGTTCAGCAAGGAAGCCGACGTGCCCGACCGGCTCTTGGCGATCACGACACCCGCCGAGTTCATGGCGCTGCTCGAGGAGAAGGGCGTCTAG